From a region of the Streptacidiphilus albus JL83 genome:
- a CDS encoding response regulator transcription factor, which produces MGIDVLVSDDLHLSRFSLAALLEQHEGIRVVGSVDSNFDALEFAEQHRPDVVIISFEGEENDAIAISEKIAHLGCRSILLTTTVARPVVRQAFAAGIGGVVERSMPPRQFFEAIRRVHQGERVFDMEFTVAALSNSDCPLSRREFSVLEHASRGDTVVEIAARMHLSQGTVRNYLSSMVAKLGARNRIDALRIARDARWI; this is translated from the coding sequence GTGGGAATCGATGTATTGGTGTCCGACGACTTGCATCTGTCCCGTTTCTCGCTCGCCGCACTGCTCGAGCAGCACGAAGGGATTCGGGTCGTCGGATCCGTGGACAGCAACTTCGATGCGCTGGAGTTCGCCGAGCAGCACCGACCGGATGTAGTGATCATCAGCTTCGAGGGTGAGGAAAATGACGCGATCGCAATTTCCGAGAAGATTGCGCACCTGGGCTGCCGGAGTATCCTGCTCACCACCACCGTGGCCCGCCCCGTCGTGCGGCAGGCCTTCGCCGCCGGAATCGGCGGGGTGGTCGAGCGCAGCATGCCGCCGCGGCAGTTCTTCGAGGCCATCCGGCGGGTGCACCAGGGCGAGCGGGTGTTCGACATGGAGTTCACCGTGGCCGCGCTCAGCAACAGCGACTGCCCGCTGAGCCGGCGGGAGTTCTCCGTGCTGGAGCACGCCTCCCGGGGCGACACGGTGGTGGAGATCGCGGCGCGGATGCACCTGTCCCAGGGGACCGTGCGCAACTACCTCTCCTCCATGGTGGCGAAGCTCGGGGCGCGCAACCGGATCGACGCCCTGCGGATCGCCCGGGACGCGCGCTGGATCTGA
- a CDS encoding AMP-binding protein, translated as MTVADFLERAELGFATAPGVVDEPVQPASPVPALTYGQLGERVRAWQAGLDALGVGPGERVAVVSHNSARLLELLFAVPMSGRICVPVNFRLRPGEVDYIVRQSGASVLLVDPELDAALAQVTARHRFVLGEQTESELMRHGVEPRPWAEPDEDATATINYTSGTTARPKGVQLTHRNIWVSALTLALHTRVWERDVYLHTLPMFHCNGWGMQYAAAGLGVKQVVLRKVDGPEILRRVQEHGVTLMCGAPAVWNAVLDAAADWSGEVPGRDRVRIVCAGAPPPSRTIQRVREELGWEFTQIYGLTETSPLLTFNRARPGDEALPADEQARRLSRAGLPALGVKLRVADSGEVLARSNVVLAGYWDSPRETAEALQDGWFHTGDGGSIDPADGHLTISDRKKDVIVTGGENVSSIEVEDAVFSHPAVAEVAVIGVPDEKWGETIKALVVLAPGAEADQAEIIAHCKQRMAGYKAPTSVEFRESIPRTATGKIQKYRLREPYWTGRDREVN; from the coding sequence ATGACCGTCGCGGATTTCTTGGAACGTGCGGAGCTGGGGTTCGCGACCGCCCCGGGCGTGGTGGACGAGCCGGTCCAGCCGGCGTCGCCGGTGCCCGCGCTGACCTACGGGCAGTTGGGCGAGCGGGTGCGGGCCTGGCAGGCGGGGCTGGACGCGCTGGGAGTGGGGCCGGGCGAACGGGTCGCGGTGGTCAGCCACAACTCGGCGCGGCTGCTGGAACTGCTGTTCGCGGTCCCGATGAGCGGCCGGATCTGCGTGCCGGTCAACTTCCGTCTGCGGCCGGGCGAGGTCGACTACATCGTCCGCCAGAGCGGCGCGTCGGTGCTGCTGGTCGACCCCGAGCTGGACGCGGCGCTGGCGCAGGTCACCGCCCGCCACCGGTTCGTGCTGGGCGAACAGACCGAGTCCGAGTTGATGCGCCACGGCGTCGAGCCCCGGCCGTGGGCCGAGCCCGACGAGGACGCCACCGCGACGATCAACTACACCTCCGGGACCACGGCCCGGCCCAAGGGCGTGCAGCTGACGCACCGCAACATCTGGGTGAGCGCGCTGACGCTGGCCCTGCACACCCGGGTCTGGGAGCGCGACGTCTACCTCCACACGCTGCCGATGTTCCACTGCAACGGCTGGGGCATGCAGTACGCGGCGGCCGGCCTGGGCGTGAAGCAGGTGGTCCTGCGCAAGGTCGACGGGCCCGAGATCCTGCGCCGGGTCCAGGAGCACGGCGTGACGCTGATGTGCGGGGCGCCGGCGGTCTGGAACGCGGTGCTGGACGCGGCCGCCGACTGGTCCGGCGAGGTCCCCGGCCGCGACCGGGTGCGGATCGTGTGCGCGGGCGCGCCGCCGCCCAGCCGCACCATCCAGCGCGTGCGCGAGGAGTTGGGCTGGGAGTTCACCCAGATCTACGGCCTGACCGAGACCTCGCCGCTGCTGACGTTCAACCGCGCCCGCCCGGGCGACGAGGCGCTGCCGGCCGACGAGCAGGCGCGCCGGCTCTCGCGCGCGGGGCTGCCCGCGCTGGGTGTGAAGCTCAGGGTCGCCGACTCCGGCGAGGTCCTGGCCCGCTCGAACGTGGTCCTGGCCGGCTACTGGGACAGCCCGCGCGAAACCGCCGAGGCGCTGCAGGACGGCTGGTTCCACACCGGGGACGGCGGCTCGATCGACCCGGCGGACGGCCACCTGACGATCTCGGACCGGAAGAAGGACGTCATCGTCACCGGCGGGGAGAACGTCTCCTCGATCGAGGTCGAGGACGCGGTCTTCAGCCACCCCGCGGTCGCCGAGGTCGCCGTGATCGGCGTGCCGGACGAGAAGTGGGGCGAGACCATCAAGGCGCTGGTGGTGCTGGCGCCGGGCGCCGAGGCGGACCAGGCGGAGATCATCGCGCACTGCAAGCAGCGGATGGCCGGCTACAAGGCGCCCACGTCCGTCGAGTTCCGGGAGAGCATCCCGCGCACCGCCACCGGCAAGATCCAGAAGTACCGGCTGCGCGAACCGTACTGGACCGGCCGGGACCGCGAGGTCAACTGA
- a CDS encoding aldo/keto reductase: protein MEYRRLGNSGLHVPLLSFGAGTFGGRGSLFSAWGDTGLKEARNLVDLCLDAGVTMFDTADVYSEGFSEELLGAAVAGRRDKVLLSTKAGTATGPDPWQMGTGRSRLIRSVEGSLRRLGVEHIDLFQLHAFDAGTPVDEVLAALHDLVRAGKIRYVGASNFAGWQLMKSLAAADRSGFPRYVAHQVYYSLAGRDYEWELMPLAHDQGVGAVVWSPLGWGRLTGKVRRGQPLPASSRLHRTASAAPPIDDERLYDLVDVLVDVAAETGRTVPQVALNWLLTRPTVATVIIGARNEEQLRDNLGAVGWQLESEQLARLDKVSEVTPPYPYQMYYRLRGFTPLNPPLV from the coding sequence ATGGAATACCGACGGCTGGGCAACTCCGGCCTGCACGTCCCGCTGCTGAGTTTCGGCGCCGGCACCTTCGGCGGCCGCGGCAGCCTGTTCAGCGCCTGGGGCGACACCGGCCTCAAGGAGGCCCGCAACCTGGTCGACCTCTGCCTGGACGCGGGGGTGACCATGTTCGACACCGCCGACGTCTACTCCGAGGGCTTCTCGGAGGAGCTCCTGGGCGCGGCCGTGGCCGGCCGCCGCGACAAGGTCCTGCTGTCCACCAAGGCCGGGACCGCCACCGGACCCGACCCCTGGCAGATGGGCACCGGACGCTCCCGGCTGATCCGGTCCGTCGAGGGCTCGCTGCGCCGCCTGGGCGTGGAGCACATCGACCTGTTCCAGCTGCACGCCTTCGACGCCGGAACCCCGGTCGACGAGGTCCTGGCGGCCCTGCACGACCTGGTCCGGGCCGGCAAGATCCGCTACGTCGGGGCCTCCAACTTCGCCGGCTGGCAACTGATGAAGTCCCTCGCCGCCGCCGACCGTTCCGGTTTCCCGCGCTACGTCGCCCACCAGGTCTACTACTCCCTGGCGGGACGCGACTACGAGTGGGAGCTGATGCCGCTCGCCCACGACCAGGGTGTCGGCGCGGTGGTGTGGTCCCCGCTGGGCTGGGGCCGGCTGACCGGCAAGGTCCGCCGCGGGCAGCCGCTCCCGGCCTCCAGCCGGCTGCACAGGACCGCCTCGGCCGCGCCCCCGATCGACGACGAACGCCTCTACGACCTGGTCGACGTCCTGGTCGACGTGGCCGCCGAGACCGGCCGCACCGTGCCCCAGGTCGCCCTGAACTGGCTGCTGACCCGGCCCACGGTGGCCACGGTGATCATCGGCGCCCGCAACGAGGAGCAGTTGCGCGACAACCTGGGCGCGGTCGGCTGGCAGTTGGAGAGCGAGCAGCTGGCCCGGCTGGACAAGGTCAGCGAGGTCACCCCGCCCTACCCGTACCAGATGTACTACCGGCTGCGCGGGTTCACCCCACTGAACCCGCCGCTGGTCTGA
- a CDS encoding 3-oxoacyl-ACP synthase III family protein yields the protein MNLQVAPVAILGTGSCVPDRVMSNAEVGAPAGVDDTWIVRKTGIRERRWAEPQQATSDLATGAARRALEAAGIAADQLSAIVVGTSTPDHQQPATAAFVHRNLGGARTAVSVFDVNAVCAGFMSALDAAQALVARSGGYALAIGADTYSRILNRGDRRSVILFGDGAGAVVVGPAAAGSGRGIRASAFHIHSGLTDLIRVPAGGSRRPYDPAAHDAGLQYFTMDGRSVREFFMGNVPGLAKQFLHDNAVLPADIAHVVPHQANGMMLDEMGPLLDLPAATVHRTVHEYGNTGAASVPLTLDRAARSGALRPGELVLLVGMGGGMSISFALVQW from the coding sequence ATGAACCTGCAGGTGGCACCCGTCGCGATCCTCGGCACCGGGTCCTGCGTCCCGGACCGGGTGATGTCCAACGCCGAGGTGGGCGCGCCCGCCGGCGTCGACGACACCTGGATAGTCCGCAAGACCGGTATCCGCGAACGCCGTTGGGCCGAGCCACAGCAGGCCACCTCCGACCTGGCCACCGGCGCCGCCCGCCGGGCGCTGGAGGCCGCCGGGATCGCGGCCGACCAGCTGTCCGCGATCGTCGTGGGCACCTCGACCCCGGACCACCAGCAGCCGGCGACGGCGGCGTTCGTGCACCGGAACCTGGGCGGGGCGAGGACCGCGGTGTCGGTGTTCGACGTGAACGCCGTCTGCGCCGGCTTCATGTCCGCGCTGGACGCGGCCCAGGCGCTGGTCGCCCGCAGCGGCGGGTACGCGCTGGCGATCGGCGCCGACACCTACTCGCGGATCCTGAACCGGGGCGACCGGCGCTCGGTGATCCTGTTCGGCGACGGGGCCGGCGCGGTCGTCGTCGGCCCGGCCGCCGCCGGGTCCGGACGCGGGATCCGGGCCTCGGCCTTCCACATCCACAGCGGCCTGACCGACCTGATCCGGGTCCCGGCGGGCGGCAGCCGCCGGCCCTACGACCCGGCCGCGCACGACGCCGGCCTGCAGTACTTCACCATGGACGGCCGCTCGGTCCGCGAGTTCTTCATGGGCAACGTGCCCGGACTGGCCAAGCAGTTCCTGCACGACAACGCGGTCCTGCCCGCCGACATCGCCCACGTGGTCCCGCACCAGGCCAACGGCATGATGCTCGACGAAATGGGCCCGCTGCTGGACCTGCCGGCCGCCACCGTGCACCGCACGGTGCACGAGTACGGGAACACCGGGGCCGCCTCGGTCCCGCTGACCCTGGACCGCGCGGCCCGCTCCGGGGCCCTGCGCCCGGGCGAGCTGGTGCTGCTGGTCGGCATGGGCGGCGGGATGTCGATCAGCTTCGCGCTGGTCCAGTGGTGA
- a CDS encoding MFS transporter — MVSRRGAADGADGGRFAALAVARATSCAGFFAVLPYLGLWLVEDRGFSGGRAGLVVGACILANRAGAVLLVSLIHRLGLKSSVVTGYLGAVVVFTLLGTGLRLPFLGWLALAALVGLCLAMSTTAMKAMVAAFPAEQRLRGFSYLNMAVNAGSAVGPVIGGQLLDWHAGLPLAAAALHLVALAVALALPGGWRPSPTPPPAGPAAGSGRARRLLPQRALVQFSLLACGTWLAYAQVMDVLPAYLGSAVNARDLGLVFTLNAVMVVALQVPVSWVSRRVLDRPRGGFGPLWAAAGAVLAVSVLLFAFGRSAGLGLVLAAMVLFTLSELVWSPLYDAQISERRGALSPLAAYALAGVASGAAESVGAWLGTLLVVHRPGTGSVSSAAPYWGAAALALATGAAMWWTGRAPSGGRPSTHQPPPAVAGAETEAEEEGEGNDHDVDVSARA, encoded by the coding sequence GTGGTGAGCCGGCGAGGCGCAGCGGACGGCGCGGACGGCGGGCGGTTCGCCGCGCTGGCGGTGGCGCGGGCGACCAGCTGCGCGGGCTTCTTCGCGGTCCTGCCCTACCTGGGACTGTGGCTGGTGGAGGACCGGGGGTTCTCCGGCGGCCGGGCCGGGCTGGTGGTCGGCGCGTGCATCCTGGCCAACCGGGCCGGTGCGGTGCTGCTGGTGTCGCTGATCCACCGACTGGGCCTCAAGTCCTCGGTGGTGACCGGCTACCTGGGCGCGGTGGTGGTGTTCACCCTCCTGGGGACGGGGCTGCGGCTGCCGTTCCTGGGCTGGTTGGCGCTGGCCGCGCTGGTGGGCCTGTGCCTGGCGATGTCGACCACCGCGATGAAGGCGATGGTGGCCGCTTTCCCGGCGGAGCAGCGGCTGCGCGGGTTCAGCTACCTCAACATGGCCGTCAACGCCGGGTCGGCGGTGGGCCCGGTCATCGGCGGCCAGCTGCTGGACTGGCACGCCGGGCTGCCGCTGGCGGCGGCCGCGCTGCACCTGGTGGCACTGGCGGTGGCGCTGGCCCTGCCCGGCGGCTGGCGTCCCTCGCCGACCCCGCCCCCGGCCGGCCCGGCCGCCGGGAGCGGACGGGCGCGGCGGCTGCTGCCGCAGCGCGCGCTGGTGCAGTTCTCGCTGCTGGCCTGCGGGACCTGGCTGGCGTACGCGCAGGTCATGGACGTCCTGCCGGCCTATCTGGGCAGTGCGGTCAACGCCCGTGACCTGGGCCTGGTGTTCACCCTGAACGCGGTGATGGTGGTCGCGTTGCAGGTGCCGGTGTCCTGGGTGTCCCGCCGGGTGCTGGACCGCCCGCGCGGCGGCTTCGGCCCGCTGTGGGCGGCGGCCGGCGCCGTGCTGGCGGTGTCGGTGCTGCTGTTCGCGTTCGGCCGCTCGGCCGGCCTGGGCCTGGTGCTGGCGGCGATGGTGCTGTTCACCCTGTCCGAACTGGTCTGGAGTCCGCTGTACGACGCCCAGATCAGCGAGCGCCGCGGCGCGCTCTCGCCGCTGGCGGCCTACGCGCTGGCGGGAGTGGCGTCGGGGGCGGCCGAGTCGGTGGGCGCCTGGCTGGGGACGCTGCTGGTCGTCCACCGCCCCGGGACCGGGTCGGTGTCCTCCGCGGCGCCGTACTGGGGCGCCGCCGCGCTGGCCCTGGCGACCGGCGCGGCCATGTGGTGGACCGGGCGCGCGCCCTCGGGCGGCCGCCCCTCCACCCACCAACCACCACCGGCAGTAGCAGGAGCCGAGACCGAGGCGGAAGAAGAAGGAGAGGGGAACGACCATGACGTGGATGTGTCTGCTCGGGCCTAG
- a CDS encoding ATP-grasp domain-containing protein — protein MTWMCLLGPSPGGSRAIALHGHRPVVLVTPGVAVPHEVAAHAERVVFCPITDHDAVAAAVDRLIAELGPPRLVVSFTEYAQEVCARIATDLGLPSVSPAAAAAARDKAVMRGLLADTPYAWRHASGTAEDVAAAVRGEPDGVRWIVKPVDGAASAGVAALRSHADLARWLAGPGAAAGPRWIVEHAAGGPEFSVEAVSGAGRHTVLAITAKQTTGSPGYVETGHLVPAPLAPGDADRLREAVHCVLDRLGIDYGASHTELRLDPVHGPVVIETHTRVGGDCIPELVELATGQDQYERAVAALLGADPALAVAPVAAAAAISFVLPPAAGTLTALALSAADGVLRWEFDRLPGAAVAELGSSEERIGYAIALGADAVEAMEAAAKATAGVHLEVSPPSGCYR, from the coding sequence ATGACGTGGATGTGTCTGCTCGGGCCTAGTCCCGGCGGTTCCAGGGCGATCGCGCTGCACGGCCACCGGCCGGTGGTGCTGGTGACGCCGGGTGTGGCGGTGCCGCACGAGGTGGCCGCCCACGCCGAGCGCGTCGTCTTCTGCCCGATCACCGACCACGATGCCGTCGCGGCGGCGGTGGACCGGCTGATCGCCGAACTGGGGCCGCCGCGGCTGGTGGTGTCCTTCACCGAGTACGCGCAGGAGGTCTGCGCCCGGATCGCGACCGACCTGGGACTGCCCTCCGTCTCCCCGGCCGCCGCCGCGGCCGCCCGGGACAAGGCGGTGATGCGCGGCCTGCTCGCGGACACCCCCTACGCCTGGCGCCACGCCTCCGGCACGGCCGAGGACGTCGCCGCCGCGGTGCGCGGCGAACCGGACGGGGTGCGGTGGATCGTCAAGCCGGTCGACGGGGCGGCCAGCGCCGGCGTCGCCGCGCTGCGCTCGCACGCCGACCTGGCCCGCTGGCTGGCCGGTCCCGGAGCCGCCGCCGGGCCCCGGTGGATCGTCGAACACGCCGCAGGCGGACCGGAGTTCAGCGTCGAGGCGGTCAGCGGGGCGGGTCGGCACACGGTGCTGGCGATCACCGCGAAGCAGACCACCGGCAGCCCCGGCTACGTGGAGACCGGCCACCTGGTCCCGGCCCCGCTGGCGCCCGGCGACGCCGACCGGCTGCGGGAGGCGGTGCACTGCGTCCTGGACCGGCTGGGCATCGACTACGGCGCCAGCCACACCGAGCTGCGGCTGGACCCGGTGCACGGGCCCGTCGTGATCGAGACCCACACCCGCGTCGGCGGCGACTGCATCCCCGAGCTGGTCGAACTGGCCACCGGCCAGGACCAGTACGAGCGCGCCGTGGCGGCCCTGCTGGGCGCCGACCCGGCCCTGGCCGTGGCGCCGGTCGCGGCGGCGGCGGCGATCAGCTTCGTGCTGCCGCCCGCCGCCGGCACCCTCACCGCGCTCGCCCTGAGCGCCGCGGACGGGGTCCTGCGCTGGGAGTTCGACCGGCTGCCCGGCGCGGCCGTCGCGGAGCTGGGCAGCTCCGAGGAGCGCATCGGCTACGCGATCGCGCTCGGCGCCGATGCGGTGGAGGCGATGGAGGCCGCCGCCAAGGCGACCGCCGGCGTCCACCTCGAAGTCTCTCCTCCCTCCGGCTGCTACCGCTGA
- a CDS encoding fatty acyl-AMP ligase, translating into MTANGPQATADVRTLPEALRLRSERQPDETAYVFLHDGEEPQETLTYRELHADAGRRAVALAAVGLAGRSAVLLYPSGLEFVRTLLGCMYARVAGAPVQVPRRREEVEWLRRIADDAGTSTVLTTAETARELEERFGGLPALTGLTLLATDGDAFTAGADAADAGAPTPAGPRDIALLQYTSGSTGDPKGVVVSYANFLASAVETDQLWPCGPDGTAVTWLPLFHDMGMLFGVVLPLWAGIPSYLMAPEAFTSRPARWLEAIARFGGTHAAAPSSAYELCARAAAEGEADAVGDLSGWRVAVNGAEPVRWATIRSFADAFAAHGFDPRAMCPGYGLAENTLKATGSSQEREPAVLWLSAEALREGHAQPVADRTEGAVPLVGNGAAVGRTRIRIVDPATHRALPDGQVGEIWINGPCVADGYFGRPAASEETFRAQLAGARPTDEGHLRTGDLGFVLDGELYVTGRVKDVIVRKGRSHYPQDIELSAEQAVPGAHPNCAVAFSCADGERERLVVVIEADGRLLDSLGAGAIGRRVHDAVRDRHRITPDQVLVVRRGAVPRTSSGKVRRRACKRRYENGDLADLTAAAAGQA; encoded by the coding sequence GTGACAGCCAACGGGCCGCAAGCGACCGCTGACGTGCGCACCCTTCCCGAGGCCCTGCGGCTGCGCAGCGAGAGGCAGCCCGACGAGACCGCCTACGTCTTCCTGCACGACGGCGAGGAACCGCAGGAGACGCTCACCTACCGGGAACTGCACGCCGACGCCGGCCGCCGGGCGGTGGCCCTGGCGGCGGTCGGCCTGGCCGGCCGCAGCGCCGTCCTGCTGTACCCCTCGGGCCTGGAGTTCGTCCGCACCCTGCTGGGCTGCATGTACGCCCGGGTGGCCGGCGCCCCGGTCCAGGTGCCCCGGCGGCGCGAGGAGGTGGAGTGGCTGCGCCGGATCGCCGACGACGCCGGCACCTCGACCGTACTGACCACCGCCGAGACCGCCCGTGAGCTGGAGGAGCGCTTCGGCGGCCTGCCCGCCCTGACCGGGCTGACCCTGCTGGCCACCGACGGCGACGCCTTCACCGCCGGCGCGGACGCCGCGGACGCGGGCGCGCCCACGCCGGCGGGTCCGCGCGACATCGCGCTGCTCCAGTACACCTCCGGCTCCACCGGCGACCCCAAGGGCGTCGTCGTCAGCTATGCCAACTTCCTCGCCAGCGCGGTGGAGACCGACCAGCTGTGGCCGTGCGGGCCGGACGGCACCGCGGTGACCTGGCTGCCGCTCTTTCATGACATGGGCATGCTCTTCGGTGTCGTCCTGCCGCTGTGGGCCGGCATCCCCTCCTACCTGATGGCCCCGGAGGCGTTCACCAGCCGCCCGGCCCGCTGGCTGGAGGCCATCGCCCGGTTCGGCGGCACCCACGCCGCCGCGCCCAGCTCCGCCTACGAGCTGTGCGCCCGCGCCGCCGCCGAGGGCGAGGCCGACGCGGTGGGCGACCTGTCCGGCTGGCGGGTGGCCGTCAACGGCGCCGAACCCGTGCGCTGGGCCACCATCCGCTCCTTCGCCGACGCTTTCGCCGCCCACGGCTTCGACCCGCGTGCCATGTGCCCCGGCTACGGCCTGGCGGAGAACACCCTCAAGGCCACCGGCAGCAGCCAGGAGCGCGAGCCCGCCGTCCTCTGGCTGTCCGCCGAGGCGCTGCGCGAAGGCCACGCCCAACCCGTCGCCGACCGCACCGAGGGCGCGGTGCCGCTGGTCGGCAACGGCGCGGCGGTCGGCCGCACCCGGATCCGGATCGTGGACCCGGCCACCCACCGGGCCCTGCCCGACGGCCAGGTCGGCGAGATCTGGATCAACGGCCCCTGCGTCGCCGACGGCTACTTCGGCCGCCCCGCCGCCAGCGAGGAGACCTTCCGCGCCCAGCTCGCCGGCGCCCGCCCCACCGACGAGGGCCATCTGCGCACCGGCGACCTGGGCTTCGTCCTGGACGGCGAGCTGTACGTCACCGGGCGGGTCAAGGACGTCATCGTCCGCAAGGGCCGGAGCCACTACCCGCAGGACATCGAGCTCTCCGCCGAACAGGCCGTGCCGGGCGCGCACCCGAACTGCGCGGTGGCGTTCTCCTGCGCGGACGGCGAACGCGAACGGCTGGTGGTCGTCATCGAGGCCGACGGCCGGCTGCTCGACTCGCTGGGCGCCGGGGCCATCGGCCGCCGGGTGCACGACGCGGTGCGCGACCGGCACCGGATCACCCCGGACCAGGTCCTGGTGGTGCGGCGCGGGGCGGTGCCCAGGACCTCCAGCGGCAAGGTGCGGCGCCGCGCCTGCAAGCGGCGCTACGAGAACGGCGACCTGGCCGACCTGACCGCCGCGGCTGCCGGGCAGGCGTGA
- a CDS encoding ketoacyl-ACP synthase III family protein produces the protein MNTPIYIASAAAWIPPAESAQEAVVDGKYTDNDLKVNNILCLPVAGDDVSVPDMAAAAARRALDRAADIVGDRVDMVAHASIYHQGRDYGWTSAPYVQRELGITGAFAVNIQQLSNGGMVALDLAASRLQSGRGTSALITTSDRFCLPGFDRWRGAYGIVCGDGATAMVLSTTGGFARIHAVESLTDASLEPLHRGSHPFTTSSQAEVEDLRAPKKSYLEEVGKESVLLRCEEALVELVGQVLAATGRELDDFAKILMPNLGHELMAVQFLKPLGITPERSLMDWGRYTGHLGAGDLTAGVARLVETEAVRPGDQVLLIGAGGGYSLTVAVVEIETVPQWGELTTDFPLPADIAE, from the coding sequence ATGAACACCCCCATCTACATCGCGTCGGCCGCAGCCTGGATTCCGCCCGCGGAATCCGCGCAGGAAGCGGTCGTCGACGGCAAGTACACCGACAACGATCTGAAGGTCAACAACATTCTCTGCCTGCCGGTCGCCGGGGACGACGTATCGGTCCCGGACATGGCGGCGGCCGCCGCGCGCCGGGCCCTGGACCGGGCCGCCGACATCGTCGGCGACCGGGTCGACATGGTCGCGCACGCCTCGATCTACCACCAGGGCCGCGACTACGGCTGGACGTCGGCCCCCTACGTCCAGCGCGAGTTGGGCATCACCGGCGCCTTCGCGGTCAACATCCAGCAGCTGTCGAACGGCGGCATGGTCGCCCTCGACCTGGCCGCCTCCCGGCTCCAGTCCGGCCGCGGCACCAGCGCCCTGATCACCACCTCGGACCGGTTCTGCCTGCCCGGTTTCGACCGCTGGCGCGGCGCCTACGGCATCGTCTGCGGCGACGGCGCCACCGCCATGGTCCTGTCCACCACCGGCGGCTTCGCCCGCATCCACGCCGTCGAGTCGCTGACCGACGCCTCGCTGGAACCGCTGCACCGCGGCAGCCACCCGTTCACCACCTCCTCCCAGGCCGAGGTCGAGGACCTGCGCGCGCCCAAGAAGTCCTACCTGGAGGAGGTCGGGAAGGAGTCGGTGCTGCTGCGCTGCGAGGAGGCCCTGGTCGAACTCGTCGGACAGGTCCTGGCCGCCACCGGGCGCGAACTGGACGACTTCGCCAAGATCCTGATGCCCAATCTGGGACACGAACTGATGGCCGTGCAGTTCCTCAAGCCGCTCGGCATCACGCCCGAGCGCTCGCTGATGGACTGGGGCCGGTACACCGGGCACCTGGGCGCCGGCGACCTGACCGCCGGAGTGGCCCGCCTGGTGGAGACCGAGGCGGTGCGGCCGGGCGACCAGGTGCTGCTGATCGGCGCCGGCGGCGGCTACTCGCTGACCGTCGCCGTCGTCGAGATCGAGACGGTCCCGCAGTGGGGCGAGCTGACCACGGACTTCCCCCTGCCCGCCGACATCGCGGAATGA